The Streptomyces europaeiscabiei genome window below encodes:
- a CDS encoding GNAT family N-acetyltransferase, with protein MSDAKRARNSRPMHHRLLSATAEFRSWWERRHGHAPPTNDTGARPPLSDGQQAGPSEAVAPVVTGAALMWRMRTTVKDEPGSLAVLCTALAEHRVDILSLQTHPLAEGTVDDFLLRAPEALSATEIGRAVSEAGGTGTWIERGDAHDLVDAPTRILGLATRTALDAAELPLALRQLLGRCTIRSLPATAPGSGRAQESAPVEGALEDTVMRLRAPEGGVITVERPYLPFTPTEFARARALVELDARLGPRIPRGQDVLTLPEGNDIMVRRADVGDLRAAKAMHERCSARTLSMRYHGPVGDADRYLRHLLSPRFGRTLAAQTASGRLVGLGHLLWDGDETEIALLVEDDWQRRGIGGELLRRLVDMAAETGCENVYVVTQSSNTGMVAAMRGLELPLDYQIEEGTLVITARLDEGAAAARAARRRERPVGMTEQHGGL; from the coding sequence ATGTCTGATGCGAAGCGGGCGCGGAACAGCCGCCCGATGCACCACCGCCTCCTGTCGGCCACGGCCGAGTTCCGCAGCTGGTGGGAACGGCGCCACGGTCACGCGCCGCCGACGAACGATACCGGCGCCCGGCCGCCGCTCTCCGATGGGCAGCAGGCCGGGCCGTCCGAGGCGGTGGCCCCGGTGGTCACCGGTGCGGCCCTGATGTGGCGGATGCGGACGACGGTCAAGGACGAACCGGGCTCGCTGGCCGTGCTGTGCACGGCGCTGGCGGAGCACAGGGTGGACATCCTGAGCCTGCAGACGCATCCGCTGGCCGAGGGCACGGTGGACGATTTCCTGCTCCGGGCGCCCGAGGCGCTGTCGGCGACCGAGATCGGCAGGGCCGTGTCGGAGGCGGGCGGCACCGGGACCTGGATCGAGCGCGGTGACGCCCATGACCTGGTGGACGCGCCGACCCGGATCCTCGGCCTGGCCACGCGTACGGCACTGGACGCGGCCGAACTCCCGCTCGCGCTGCGGCAGTTGCTGGGCCGTTGCACCATCCGCTCGCTGCCCGCCACCGCTCCCGGCTCGGGCCGGGCCCAGGAGAGCGCCCCGGTCGAAGGGGCCCTGGAGGACACGGTGATGCGGCTGCGGGCGCCGGAGGGCGGGGTGATCACGGTGGAGCGGCCGTATCTGCCGTTCACGCCGACGGAGTTCGCACGGGCGCGTGCGCTGGTGGAACTGGACGCGCGGCTGGGGCCGCGGATCCCGCGCGGCCAGGACGTACTGACGCTGCCCGAGGGCAACGACATCATGGTGCGGCGCGCCGACGTCGGGGACCTGAGGGCGGCGAAAGCCATGCACGAGCGGTGCTCCGCGCGCACGCTGAGCATGCGGTACCACGGACCGGTGGGCGACGCCGACCGGTATCTCAGGCATCTGCTCAGTCCCCGTTTCGGACGGACGCTCGCCGCGCAGACCGCCTCGGGGCGCCTCGTCGGCCTCGGTCATCTGCTGTGGGACGGCGACGAGACGGAGATCGCGCTGCTCGTCGAGGACGACTGGCAGCGGCGCGGGATCGGCGGTGAGCTGCTCCGCAGGCTGGTGGACATGGCGGCCGAGACGGGCTGCGAGAACGTGTACGTCGTGACGCAGTCGTCCAACACGGGGATGGTCGCGGCGATGCGGGGGCTGGAGCTGCCGCTCGACTATCAGATCGAGGAGGGGACGCTGGTGATCACCGCGCGGCTGGACGAGGGGGCGGCCGCTGCGCGTGCGGCGCGGCGTCGTGAACGACCGGTTGGAATGACGGAGCAACACGGGGGCTTGTGA
- a CDS encoding immunity 21 family protein has product MAGYAETAVVPDVVRWVESSGGPLIALPEAVLPFWAGADGDETSSDYDRACDIDGYVGLLPVGDTRALVLGHEPASTAYLPEHGTFVRWYAADSEAELLADVPAALDAAAWEPEMRWRVPGPVVLFDAAWPGDAFRDTDHVRVELAPGHYGVRAARVVTGPETWLGLVQVRSLTD; this is encoded by the coding sequence ATGGCTGGATACGCGGAGACTGCGGTGGTTCCCGATGTGGTGCGGTGGGTGGAGTCGAGCGGCGGACCGCTCATAGCGCTGCCGGAAGCGGTGCTGCCGTTCTGGGCGGGCGCCGACGGCGACGAGACGTCGTCCGACTACGACCGGGCCTGTGACATCGACGGATACGTCGGCCTGCTGCCGGTCGGCGACACCCGCGCCCTGGTCCTCGGCCACGAACCCGCCTCCACCGCGTATCTGCCCGAGCACGGCACCTTCGTACGCTGGTACGCGGCCGACTCCGAGGCCGAACTCCTCGCGGACGTTCCGGCGGCGCTCGACGCGGCCGCCTGGGAGCCGGAGATGCGGTGGCGGGTGCCGGGTCCGGTCGTCCTGTTCGACGCCGCCTGGCCGGGGGACGCCTTCCGGGACACGGATCATGTGCGGGTGGAGTTGGCCCCCGGCCACTACGGGGTGCGCGCGGCCCGTGTCGTGACGGGGCCGGAGACATGGCTCGGCCTCGTCCAGGTGCGATCTCTGACGGACTGA
- a CDS encoding DUF885 domain-containing protein — translation MSDTKSPLPRAVADAYVDDLVALDPVTGTYLGVKESSSRLPDTSPAGQEARAELIRATLARLDEAEQQPGADSDAERRCARLLRERLTAELAVHEADEGLRAVGNMVTPPHEVREIFTITPAETEEDWAAIAERLRAVPTAYAGYRESLALGLERKLYAGPRPTATFVDQLTEWADTDGSGRGWFEDFAAAGPDSLRAELDEAARAATLAVVELRDWMRDVYAPAVEDASNTVGRERYGRLVRYFTGSDLDLDEAYAYGWAEFHRLLGEMRKEAAKILPGAETPWVALAHLDEHGRHIEGVDEVRDWLQSLMDEAIEALDGTHFDLAEPVRKVESCIAPPGGAAAPYYSAPTEDFSRPGRTWLPTMGATRFPVYDLVSTWYHEGVPGHHLQLAQWVYVKDDLSRYQATIGGVSANAEGWALYAERLMDELGFLKDAEERLGYLDAQMMRAARVIVDIGMHLELEIPADSPFHPGERWTVELAQEFFGAHSSRPADFVESELTRYLTMPGQAIGYKLGERAWLLGRENAKRRHGDAFDAKAWHMAALSQGSLGLDDLVDELSQL, via the coding sequence ATGTCTGACACGAAGAGTCCCCTGCCCCGTGCGGTCGCCGACGCCTATGTCGACGATCTCGTCGCCCTCGACCCCGTGACCGGCACGTACCTGGGTGTGAAGGAGAGTTCCAGCAGGTTGCCGGACACCTCGCCGGCGGGCCAGGAGGCCCGTGCGGAGCTGATTCGCGCGACGCTCGCGCGGCTCGACGAGGCGGAACAGCAGCCGGGCGCGGACAGTGACGCCGAGCGCCGGTGCGCACGCCTGCTGCGCGAGCGGCTGACGGCGGAGCTGGCCGTGCACGAGGCCGACGAGGGTCTGCGCGCGGTCGGCAACATGGTCACGCCGCCGCACGAGGTGCGCGAGATCTTCACGATCACGCCGGCCGAGACCGAGGAGGACTGGGCGGCGATCGCGGAGCGGCTGCGCGCGGTGCCGACGGCGTACGCCGGTTACCGCGAGTCCCTCGCGCTCGGCCTGGAGCGCAAGCTGTACGCGGGCCCGCGCCCGACCGCGACCTTCGTCGACCAGCTCACCGAGTGGGCGGACACGGACGGTTCGGGGCGTGGCTGGTTCGAGGACTTCGCCGCCGCGGGCCCCGACTCGCTGCGCGCCGAACTCGACGAGGCCGCCCGGGCCGCGACCCTGGCCGTGGTTGAGCTGCGCGACTGGATGCGGGACGTGTACGCCCCGGCCGTCGAGGACGCGTCGAACACGGTCGGCCGGGAGCGCTACGGCAGGCTGGTCCGCTACTTCACGGGTTCGGACCTGGACCTCGACGAGGCGTACGCGTACGGCTGGGCCGAGTTCCACCGGCTGCTCGGCGAGATGAGGAAGGAGGCCGCGAAGATCCTGCCCGGCGCCGAAACACCGTGGGTGGCGCTCGCGCACCTGGACGAGCACGGCCGGCACATCGAGGGCGTCGACGAGGTCCGCGACTGGCTGCAGTCCCTGATGGACGAGGCGATCGAGGCGCTGGACGGCACACACTTCGACCTCGCCGAGCCGGTCCGCAAGGTCGAGTCGTGCATCGCCCCGCCCGGCGGTGCGGCGGCCCCGTACTACTCGGCCCCGACCGAGGACTTCTCCCGTCCGGGCCGCACCTGGCTGCCGACGATGGGCGCGACCCGTTTCCCGGTGTACGACCTGGTCTCGACCTGGTACCACGAGGGCGTCCCCGGCCACCACCTCCAGCTGGCGCAGTGGGTGTACGTCAAGGACGACCTGTCTCGCTACCAGGCCACCATCGGCGGGGTGAGCGCCAACGCCGAGGGCTGGGCGCTGTACGCGGAGCGGCTGATGGACGAGCTGGGCTTCCTCAAGGACGCGGAGGAGCGCCTCGGCTACCTGGACGCGCAGATGATGCGTGCGGCCCGGGTCATCGTCGACATCGGCATGCATCTGGAGCTGGAGATCCCGGCGGACTCCCCCTTCCACCCGGGCGAGCGCTGGACCGTCGAGCTGGCCCAGGAGTTCTTCGGCGCCCACAGCAGCCGCCCCGCGGACTTCGTGGAGAGCGAGCTGACGCGTTATCTGACGATGCCGGGTCAGGCCATCGGCTACAAGCTCGGCGAACGCGCCTGGCTCCTCGGCCGTGAGAACGCGAAGCGGCGCCACGGCGACGCCTTCGACGCCAAGGCCTGGCACATGGCCGCGCTCTCCCAGGGGTCCCTGGGCCTGGACGACCTGGTGGACGAGCTGTCCCAGCTGTGA
- a CDS encoding Lrp/AsnC family transcriptional regulator, producing the protein MAESVVLDPVDLHLLRLLQNDARTTYRDLAAQVGVAPSTCLDRVTRLRRAGVILGHQLRLDPAKLGRGLEALLSVQVRPHRRELVGPFVERIRALPESRTVYHLTGPDDYLVHVAVADMADLQRLVIDEFTSRREVARVETRLIFQQWECGPLLPPDVERSTP; encoded by the coding sequence ATGGCCGAATCCGTCGTACTAGATCCGGTGGATCTCCACCTCCTGCGGCTGTTGCAGAACGACGCCCGGACGACGTACCGGGATCTCGCCGCGCAGGTAGGGGTCGCGCCGTCGACCTGCCTGGACCGGGTGACGCGGCTGCGCCGCGCGGGCGTGATCCTCGGTCATCAACTGCGGCTGGATCCGGCCAAGCTGGGGCGCGGCCTGGAGGCGCTGTTGTCGGTGCAGGTCAGGCCGCATCGGCGGGAGTTGGTGGGGCCGTTCGTGGAGCGGATCCGGGCGCTGCCGGAGTCGCGGACCGTCTACCACCTCACCGGGCCGGACGACTATCTGGTGCATGTCGCGGTCGCGGACATGGCGGATCTGCAGCGGCTGGTCATCGACGAGTTCACGTCGCGGCGCGAGGTGGCGCGGGTGGAGACCCGGTTGATCTTCCAGCAGTGGGAGTGCGGCCCACTGCTCCCGCCGGACGTCGAACGGTCCACGCCCTGA
- a CDS encoding DUF7824 domain-containing protein: protein MSAESLIRAVRSGNLSGLVALVDGMTDAERRACMPELRQLRKELRAEDWQFPAQRAYPALHAAGAACQTGAAAVATWLTGSDLRWRQAPPPVLIDVLGDRNPAWLADLVHRLAERPLSADVPYELMAGLVRLSGCPVPTSEAYVRGWMNHIDGARPSGGTVIGNLRKDPHLGELVTALFEIEEIGARSDWRYGDGPNNWTYALTRLTRAGLLDRKVMVDGCLARLLRGGGSTADNKVFLGLLTALDLTRDEQRERIADWTALCSDAPSTVAAHAQSVLAGFALDGELGPRRLAELSGAVLFRTEKKLVRAQLVLLGKVLKQDPSTSPELLPAVAQAFGHEDTDVQERALRLVERHLGDLDAGGLDADADADSNSNSGNGDADAIGVRREIADAASQLSPGLRSRAEQLLGVADAGSTPEVYEELLPPVPLPTRLAPAPDTLAELTEEVGALLAARDEGAVFERILDGLVRHAHRDRQALVEALGTTTARGWWDGMGTASLNQHFRTAPHGLALVIATLFERVDTETLRPVRHAAGASSGCVHDGLLWAFDARLREISYRIRTDPLPFLLSTPTWSTGSLEPAELVARLDSYRQSGARPGEADFAQARLRVRRDDTAALVSAAAAARELGTREGERLAEWLLTDVPSQPVERSRTAGPRMLVEFGELPEMRSESFPPEFRRLGRPLTVYAERSYCPHWNDTNWRHWLAMVPNRPELVAGRVLRDLSMSVVDDGAQAGFSFLPALAEAEGEAGPAVGLCVAYGLGARRPEDRLAAVDALLVLAARGQLDAERLGADLGKLAVLGSVKPSRLAEAIRTAAATGAYGTAWSVLREALPPLLAELAGEGAAKTPARGLGELVAVAAECAERSGARGELPYLAEAAERRGSSRLVSQARRLRTALEEREGGAAV from the coding sequence ATGAGTGCCGAGTCACTGATCAGGGCGGTGCGGTCGGGGAACCTGAGTGGCCTGGTCGCGCTGGTGGACGGTATGACGGATGCCGAACGGCGCGCGTGCATGCCGGAGCTGAGGCAGTTGCGCAAGGAGCTGCGGGCGGAGGACTGGCAGTTCCCGGCTCAGCGGGCGTATCCCGCGCTGCACGCGGCCGGCGCCGCGTGCCAGACGGGTGCCGCCGCCGTGGCGACCTGGCTCACCGGATCCGATCTGCGCTGGCGGCAGGCACCGCCTCCGGTCCTGATCGACGTGCTCGGCGACCGCAATCCCGCCTGGCTCGCCGACCTCGTGCACCGGTTGGCCGAGCGCCCGCTCTCCGCCGACGTCCCGTACGAGCTGATGGCCGGCCTCGTCCGGCTCTCGGGCTGCCCGGTGCCCACGTCCGAGGCCTATGTGCGCGGCTGGATGAACCACATCGACGGGGCGCGCCCGAGTGGGGGCACGGTCATCGGGAATCTGCGGAAGGACCCGCATCTCGGGGAGCTCGTCACTGCGCTGTTCGAGATCGAGGAGATCGGCGCCCGCAGCGACTGGCGGTACGGCGACGGCCCGAACAACTGGACGTACGCCCTGACCCGGCTGACCCGGGCAGGTCTCCTGGACCGCAAGGTCATGGTCGACGGGTGCCTGGCCAGGCTGCTGCGGGGCGGTGGCTCCACAGCGGACAACAAGGTCTTCCTGGGCCTGTTGACCGCGCTCGACCTCACCCGGGACGAGCAGCGCGAGCGGATCGCGGACTGGACGGCCCTGTGCTCCGACGCTCCCTCCACGGTGGCCGCACACGCCCAGTCCGTCCTCGCGGGCTTCGCCCTGGACGGCGAGCTGGGGCCGCGACGACTCGCCGAGCTGTCCGGCGCGGTGCTCTTCCGGACCGAGAAGAAGCTCGTCCGGGCCCAGCTCGTCCTGCTGGGCAAGGTGCTCAAGCAGGATCCGTCCACGTCGCCCGAGCTGCTGCCCGCGGTCGCCCAGGCCTTCGGCCACGAGGACACGGATGTACAGGAAAGGGCGCTGAGGCTGGTGGAGCGGCACCTCGGCGACCTCGACGCCGGTGGCCTCGACGCCGACGCCGACGCCGACTCCAACTCCAACTCCGGGAACGGCGACGCCGACGCGATCGGCGTGCGGCGCGAGATCGCCGACGCCGCGTCCCAGTTGAGCCCCGGCCTGCGTTCCCGGGCCGAGCAGCTCCTCGGTGTCGCGGACGCGGGGTCCACCCCCGAGGTGTACGAAGAGCTGCTGCCGCCCGTGCCCCTGCCGACGCGGCTCGCTCCCGCGCCGGACACACTGGCCGAACTCACCGAGGAGGTCGGCGCCCTGCTGGCCGCACGCGACGAGGGCGCCGTGTTCGAGCGGATACTGGACGGGCTCGTACGACATGCGCATCGCGACCGGCAGGCGCTGGTGGAGGCGCTCGGGACGACGACGGCGCGCGGCTGGTGGGACGGGATGGGAACGGCGTCCCTCAACCAGCACTTCCGCACCGCACCGCACGGCCTGGCACTCGTCATCGCCACACTCTTCGAGCGGGTGGACACCGAGACGCTGCGTCCGGTGCGTCACGCGGCGGGCGCGTCGTCCGGCTGTGTGCACGACGGCCTGCTCTGGGCGTTCGACGCCCGGCTGCGGGAGATCTCGTACCGGATCCGCACCGACCCGCTGCCGTTCCTGCTGTCGACGCCCACCTGGAGCACCGGTTCGCTGGAACCGGCGGAACTGGTGGCGCGGCTGGACAGCTACCGGCAGTCGGGTGCCCGTCCGGGCGAGGCGGACTTCGCCCAGGCCCGGCTCCGCGTGCGCCGCGACGACACGGCCGCGCTCGTGTCCGCCGCGGCGGCGGCCCGGGAGCTGGGCACGAGAGAAGGCGAGCGGCTGGCCGAGTGGCTGCTCACCGACGTGCCGTCCCAGCCCGTCGAGCGGAGCCGGACGGCCGGGCCCCGGATGCTGGTGGAGTTCGGTGAACTGCCGGAGATGCGGAGCGAGTCGTTCCCGCCGGAGTTCCGTCGGCTGGGCCGCCCGTTGACCGTGTACGCGGAGCGCTCGTACTGCCCACACTGGAACGACACGAACTGGCGGCACTGGCTGGCGATGGTGCCGAACCGGCCGGAGCTCGTGGCGGGGCGAGTCCTGCGCGATCTCTCGATGAGCGTCGTCGACGACGGTGCGCAGGCCGGGTTCTCGTTCCTGCCGGCGCTTGCCGAGGCGGAGGGCGAAGCGGGCCCGGCCGTGGGTCTCTGCGTCGCGTACGGGCTGGGCGCGCGGCGGCCGGAGGACCGGCTCGCCGCCGTGGACGCCCTGCTGGTGCTGGCGGCGCGGGGGCAGTTGGACGCGGAGCGGCTGGGCGCCGACCTGGGGAAACTGGCGGTGCTCGGGAGCGTGAAGCCATCACGGCTCGCCGAGGCGATACGGACGGCCGCGGCGACCGGGGCGTACGGCACCGCCTGGTCGGTGCTGCGGGAGGCACTGCCGCCGCTGCTCGCCGAACTCGCGGGCGAGGGGGCGGCGAAGACGCCGGCCCGTGGCCTCGGGGAGCTGGTCGCCGTCGCCGCCGAATGCGCGGAGCGATCCGGGGCACGCGGGGAACTGCCGTATCTCGCCGAGGCGGCGGAGCGCCGGGGCTCGTCCCGGCTGGTGAGCCAGGCCCGTCGGCTGCGTACGGCACTGGAGGAACGGGAGGGGGGTGCGGCGGTCTGA
- a CDS encoding trans-sulfuration enzyme family protein gives MNSASTHAYDHARTTPRALATEAVHAGRDDLARLGLHAPPIDLSTTYPSYDSRGEAARIDAFATDGAEPEGPPIYGRLGNPTVARFETALARLEGTESAVAFASGMAALTAVLLVRASMGLRHVVAVRPLYGCSDHLLTAGLLGTEVTWVDPAGVADALRPDTGLVLVESPANPTLAELDLRALAHACGSVPLLADNTFATPVLQRPVEQGARLVLHSATKYLGGHGDVMAGVVACDEEFAGRLRQVRFATGGVLHPLAGYLLLRGLSTLPVRVRAASTTAAEIVRRLAADPRVARVHYPRIGGAMIAFEVHGDPHEVIAAVRLITPAVSLGSVDTLIQHPASISHRIVEEEDRRGAGVSDRLLRMSVGLEDLEDLWADLDGALGMGAEVAMGKRTADERAVLSTRRA, from the coding sequence ATGAACTCAGCGAGCACGCACGCGTACGACCACGCACGCACCACGCCGAGAGCACTGGCCACCGAGGCCGTGCACGCCGGCCGCGACGACCTCGCGCGCCTGGGCCTGCACGCCCCGCCGATCGACCTGTCGACCACCTACCCCTCGTACGACAGCCGCGGCGAGGCCGCCCGCATCGACGCCTTCGCCACGGACGGCGCCGAGCCGGAGGGCCCGCCGATCTACGGACGGCTCGGCAACCCGACCGTCGCCCGCTTCGAGACCGCCCTCGCCCGCCTCGAAGGCACCGAGAGCGCGGTCGCCTTCGCCAGCGGGATGGCCGCACTGACCGCCGTGCTCCTGGTCCGCGCCTCGATGGGCCTGCGCCACGTCGTCGCGGTACGACCCCTGTACGGCTGCAGCGACCATCTCCTCACCGCCGGGCTGCTCGGCACCGAGGTCACCTGGGTCGACCCGGCCGGCGTCGCGGACGCGCTGCGCCCCGACACGGGCCTGGTCCTGGTCGAGTCCCCGGCCAACCCGACCCTCGCCGAACTCGACCTGCGGGCCCTCGCCCACGCCTGCGGCTCGGTCCCGCTGCTCGCGGACAACACCTTCGCCACGCCCGTCCTGCAACGCCCGGTCGAGCAGGGCGCCCGGCTCGTCCTGCACAGCGCCACCAAGTACCTCGGCGGCCATGGTGACGTGATGGCCGGCGTCGTGGCCTGCGACGAGGAGTTCGCCGGGCGGCTGCGCCAGGTCCGCTTCGCCACCGGCGGCGTCCTCCACCCCCTCGCCGGCTACCTTCTGCTGCGCGGCCTGTCGACCCTCCCGGTACGCGTCCGCGCGGCCTCCACGACCGCCGCGGAAATCGTCCGCCGCCTCGCCGCCGACCCGCGCGTCGCCCGCGTCCACTACCCGCGCATCGGCGGTGCCATGATCGCCTTCGAGGTCCACGGCGACCCGCACGAGGTCATCGCCGCCGTCCGACTGATCACCCCGGCCGTCAGCCTCGGCAGCGTCGACACCCTCATTCAGCACCCGGCCTCGATCAGCCACCGCATCGTGGAGGAGGAGGACCGCCGGGGCGCCGGTGTGAGCGACCGGCTGCTGCGGATGTCGGTGGGGCTGGAGGACTTGGAGGACCTGTGGGCGGATCTGGACGGGGCGTTGGGGATGGGGGCCGAGGTGGCGATGGGGAAGCGGACCGCTGACGAGAGGGCCGTGCTGTCCACGAGGCGGGCCTGA
- a CDS encoding Lrp/AsnC family transcriptional regulator, whose translation MTANSPYMPDDTDWRILEVLQREGRASFAELARAVSMSASAVTERVGRLEEAGVIQGYAAVVDPERLGLPILAFVRLRYPNGNYKPFHDLVAVTPEILEAHHVTGDDCFVIKVAARSMRHLEEVSGKIGTLGSVTTSVVYSSPLPRRPLGH comes from the coding sequence ATGACCGCGAATTCCCCGTACATGCCCGACGACACCGACTGGCGCATCCTGGAGGTCCTCCAGCGCGAGGGCCGGGCCAGTTTCGCCGAGCTGGCCCGCGCCGTGTCGATGTCGGCGAGCGCCGTGACCGAACGGGTGGGGCGGCTGGAGGAGGCCGGCGTGATCCAGGGGTACGCAGCCGTCGTGGACCCGGAACGGCTGGGCCTGCCGATCCTCGCGTTCGTCCGCCTGCGCTACCCCAACGGGAACTACAAGCCGTTCCACGACCTGGTGGCCGTCACGCCCGAGATCCTGGAGGCGCATCACGTCACGGGCGACGACTGCTTCGTGATCAAGGTCGCCGCCCGTTCGATGCGTCATCTGGAGGAGGTGTCGGGCAAGATCGGCACGCTGGGGTCGGTCACGACGAGCGTCGTCTACTCCTCACCGCTCCCCCGACGGCCCCTCGGTCACTGA
- a CDS encoding SWIM zinc finger family protein, with the protein MTRSFQAVAYTRPSVLESVAGGHRLGLETSRGTTPTGVEDHPRFFTGFLTSPQVAAAGLLAVADVAAARYFQQQSRASLDPVVTGNGDRLRFESFSGCGGVYARLDVLDPGLDGGEVGHGTTNVDVNNPLREALSRVGGDDPLHLRVGPQELAVTTLDGPVVEKKVPLPDRWLRGFAEAQVIAAGFDLRAELPAAEAVRFLRSLPRGGARGASRGAQWVVPAGRALRPTTRPVPGAVCLPGPERLVALQRVLRHATALRLYGPPTAGDAALASAWEVVLPGMRLTLTLSPEAGRGFSGEGGVLEALATDEAAEDAELIAVLLAWEPRVDVGDLAAASGLPVDRVRVALTRLGTSGRVGYDTAEAAYFHRELPYDADRVERHNPRLRSARALVAAGAVRLDGGLGTVTAEDGHVHRVRDSAGTLSCSCLWWAKYRGGRGPCKHALAVRMVRRGATAEPGGGEIHAERVGTPTGRPAAPAPGPSDGARAGTKPDGTRADAGPVGGARIDGGAR; encoded by the coding sequence ATGACGCGATCCTTCCAGGCCGTGGCCTACACCCGACCCTCCGTGCTGGAGTCCGTGGCGGGCGGACACCGGCTGGGTCTCGAGACCTCGCGGGGTACGACCCCGACGGGGGTCGAGGACCATCCGCGGTTCTTCACGGGCTTCCTGACCTCTCCTCAGGTGGCCGCCGCGGGGCTGCTGGCGGTGGCCGACGTGGCCGCGGCACGGTACTTCCAGCAGCAGTCGCGGGCCTCACTGGATCCGGTGGTGACGGGCAACGGGGACCGGCTGCGGTTCGAGTCGTTCTCGGGCTGCGGCGGGGTCTACGCCCGCCTGGACGTGCTGGACCCGGGCCTCGACGGCGGCGAGGTCGGGCACGGCACGACCAATGTCGACGTCAACAACCCGTTGCGGGAGGCGCTCTCCCGGGTCGGCGGGGACGATCCGCTCCATCTGCGGGTCGGTCCGCAGGAGTTGGCGGTGACCACACTGGACGGTCCGGTGGTGGAGAAGAAGGTGCCGCTGCCGGACCGCTGGCTGCGCGGTTTCGCCGAGGCCCAGGTGATCGCGGCCGGGTTCGACCTGCGGGCCGAGCTGCCCGCCGCCGAGGCCGTGCGGTTCCTGCGGTCACTGCCGCGTGGGGGCGCGCGCGGGGCCTCGCGGGGCGCCCAGTGGGTCGTGCCCGCCGGACGCGCCCTGCGGCCGACCACCCGCCCCGTCCCGGGCGCGGTGTGTCTGCCGGGCCCGGAACGGCTGGTCGCCCTGCAGCGGGTCCTGCGCCATGCCACGGCTCTGCGCCTCTACGGCCCACCGACCGCCGGTGACGCCGCCCTGGCCAGTGCCTGGGAGGTCGTGCTCCCCGGTATGCGGCTCACCCTCACACTGTCCCCGGAGGCCGGGCGGGGCTTCTCCGGCGAGGGCGGTGTGCTGGAGGCCCTGGCCACCGACGAGGCCGCCGAGGACGCGGAGCTGATCGCGGTCCTGCTCGCCTGGGAGCCGCGCGTCGACGTCGGGGACCTCGCCGCCGCCTCCGGTCTTCCGGTCGACAGGGTGCGGGTGGCGCTGACCCGGCTGGGCACCTCGGGCCGCGTCGGCTACGACACGGCGGAGGCCGCGTACTTCCACCGCGAACTCCCCTACGACGCCGACCGCGTCGAGCGCCACAACCCCCGCCTGCGCTCGGCCCGCGCCCTGGTGGCCGCCGGGGCGGTCCGTCTGGACGGCGGCCTCGGCACGGTCACCGCCGAGGACGGCCACGTCCACCGGGTACGGGACAGCGCGGGCACCCTGAGCTGCTCCTGCCTCTGGTGGGCGAAGTACCGGGGCGGCCGCGGCCCCTGCAAACACGCTCTGGCGGTGCGCATGGTCCGCCGGGGCGCCACGGCGGAGCCGGGCGGGGGCGAGATCCACGCCGAACGGGTCGGGACACCGACCGGGCGGCCTGCGGCGCCCGCGCCTGGGCCCTCGGACGGAGCCCGGGCCGGGACGAAGCCGGATGGAACACGGGCCGACGCCGGACCGGTCGGCGGGGCACGGATCGACGGGGGTGCACGATGA
- a CDS encoding rhodanese-like domain-containing protein, translating to MSVTTSAVNPVLRVAPAAPAEAAAYFRAGLVFHADVSDVAAALAADGDPGFVVIDSRSTESWDQGHIPGAVHLPTALIPEQAEQLLDRSVPVVTYCWGPGCNGATRAALALAELGFRVKEMLGGFEYWAREGFAYETWEGAARRGADPLTAPVDADDCGC from the coding sequence ATGAGTGTCACCACGTCCGCCGTCAACCCCGTCCTGCGGGTCGCCCCGGCGGCCCCCGCCGAGGCCGCCGCGTACTTCCGCGCCGGCCTCGTCTTCCACGCCGACGTGTCCGACGTGGCCGCCGCCCTCGCCGCCGACGGCGACCCCGGCTTCGTGGTCATCGACTCCCGCTCCACCGAGTCCTGGGACCAGGGCCACATCCCGGGCGCGGTCCACCTGCCCACCGCCCTCATCCCCGAGCAGGCCGAGCAGCTCCTCGACAGGTCCGTGCCGGTCGTCACCTACTGCTGGGGCCCCGGCTGCAACGGCGCCACCCGCGCTGCCCTCGCCCTCGCCGAACTCGGCTTCCGGGTCAAGGAGATGCTCGGCGGCTTCGAGTACTGGGCGCGCGAGGGCTTCGCGTACGAGACCTGGGAGGGCGCGGCACGACGCGGGGCGGACCCGCTGACCGCGCCGGTGGACGCCGACGACTGCGGTTGCTGA